A window from Culex pipiens pallens isolate TS chromosome 3, TS_CPP_V2, whole genome shotgun sequence encodes these proteins:
- the LOC120412964 gene encoding uncharacterized protein LOC120412964 isoform X1 produces the protein MHFRPKFRHQFGCKYKLFILCETGKFEFRREINDFFLGLFFIKNAMNSLQYKCSCDSQRRRIVLNRFHDPAEAAQLDKALDTLVDSAWDDEDEDADELLCTLIKTLKSSSSNIPEDQLINLLQRPPDDPVEKTNLILSNDRTCDDEEDSCHCREISHNLSLVLNMGFSELNSSSEPNERVLTDLLDQLVPFSECFAGNLEGFLRQTWHYAVRSSKSNLISRLVAIFPKEIDSLVEKILKTNFVDSASIQDNDDFISLANIICNEEVFRHVSLHLAKNYSYYSNSQSLISAIVRYVKSNLTKSKFLKLYSTELSSIVAILNEAINPDDPLVLALLEQVKQENYFNFLILVTHFPLFLHLK, from the exons ATGCATTTTCGACCGAAGTTCCGACACCAGTTCGGATGTAAatataaactttttattttgtgtGAAACCGGCAAATTCGAATTTAGGCGcgaaatcaatgattttttcttaggtttatttttcataaaaaatgcaatgaaCTCGCTCCAGTACAAGTGCTCCTGCGATTCCCAGCGACGACGGATTGTGCTGAACCGGTTCCACGACCCCGCAGAGGCAGCCCAGCTGGACAAGGCCCTCGACACGCTGGTAGATTCCGCCTGGGACGACGAGGACGAAGATGCTGACGAGTTGCTt TGCACCCTTATAAAAACTCTCAAAAGCAGCAGTTCAAACATCCCGGAAGATCAGCTGATAAATCTGTTGCAACGCCCTCCGGATGATCCCGTTGAAAAGACGAACCTCATTCTGTCAAACGACAGGACCTGCGACGACGAGGAAGATTCCTGCCACTGTCGAGAGATTTCTCACAATCTCTCCTTAGTGCTGAACATGGGCTTTAGCGAGCTAAACTCCAGCTCAGAACCAAACGAGCGAGTTTTAACGGATTTGCTCGATCAGTTGGTTCCATTCTCGGAATGCTTTGCGGGTAATTTGGAGGGATTTCTGAGACAAACTTGGCATTACGCTGTTCGAAGTAGTAAAAGCAATCTTATCAGTAGGTTGGTTGCAATTTTTCCTAAAGAAATTGATAGCttagttgagaaaattctcaaaactaACTTTGTAGATTCCGCAAGCATTCAGGACAACGACGATTTCATTAGTTTAGCAAATATCATTTGCAACGAGGAGGTTTTCAGGCATGTTAGTTTACATTTAGCTAAAAACTATTCATATTATTCAAACTCACAGAGTTTAATTAGTGCCATTGTTAGGTATGTTAAGTCCAACTTAACTAAAAGTAAGTTCTTGAAACTTTACTCCACTGAGCTTAGTTCAATTGTTGCCATTCTTAACGAGGCGATCAATCCAGATGATCCTCTAGTGTTAGCATTGTTAGAGCAAGTAAAACAAGAAAACTATTTCAACTTTCTTATATTAGTTACACATTTTCCACTATTTTTAcacttaaaataa
- the LOC120412966 gene encoding uncharacterized protein LOC120412966, translating into MEPLISTPLPTYCEHYEPLLVEEIALARHPSTVHYGKCALVGYLRPNVLESLAIPSLPENLQLPDGATQVALSFGNYYGSIPRNCTVRVFGSVQLKGPPESPLTSARDLVASVKEMRADLVAKGGNELEIERTLQTIVEAMARDYSPFVEVQGCEKIERAKELIGCNLRLKRINKKLESRLDAMAREMFDC; encoded by the exons ATGGAACCACTAATCAGCACACCACTTCCAACGTACTGCGAACACTACGAGCCCCTTTTGGTAGAAGAGATCGCCCTGGCCCGCCATCCCAGCACCGTGCATTACGGCAAATGCGCCCTCGTTGGATATCTTCGCCCAAATGTTCTAGAGTCGCTGGCGATTCCCAGTTTGCCAga AAATCTTCAACTTCCGGATGGCGCCACCCAGGTCGCGCTGAGCTTCGGCAACTATTACGGGTCCATTCCTCGCAACTGCACGGTGCGCGTTTTTGGAAGTGTCCAGCTTAAGGGACCGCCGGAATCGCCGCTGACTAGTGCTAGAGATCTGGTTGCTTCTGTGAAGGAAATGAGAGCGGATTTGGTTGCAAAGGGGGGAAATGAGCTGGAAATTGAGCGAACTTTGCAAACGATTGTTGAGGCGATGGCACGGGATTACAGTCCGTTTGTGGAAGTTCAGGGATGTGAGAAGATTGAGCGCGCGAAGGAGTTGATTGGTTGCAATTTGAGGCTGAAAAGGATTAATAAGAAGTTGGAATCACGGTTGGACGCGATGGCCAGGGAAATGTTTGATTGTTGA
- the LOC120412936 gene encoding DNA-directed RNA polymerase II subunit Rpb4, giving the protein MAGYNPVDLVEEDAADLQFPKEFENAETLLISEVHMLLEHRKNQNESSEEEQEFSDVFLKTYNYTGLFRKFKNKETIASVRNLLMSKKLHKFELAALGNLCPEAPEEAKALIPSLEGRFEDEELRQILDDIGTKRSLQY; this is encoded by the exons ATGGCCGGTTACAATCCCGTCGATTTGGTTGAGGAGGACGCCGCCGATTTGCAGTTTCCCAAAG AGTTCGAGAACGCCGAAACGCTGCTCATCAGCGAGGTGCACATGCTGCTCGAGCACCGCAAGAACCAGAACGAGTCGTCCGAGGAGGAGCAAGAGTTTTCCGACGTGTTCCTCAAGACGTACAACTACACGGGCCTGTTCCGCAAGTTCAAGAACAAGGAGACGATCGCGAGCGTGCGCAACCTGCTCATGTCCAAGAAGCTGCACAAGTTCGAGCTGGCCGCACTCGGGAACCTGTGCCCGGAAGCGCCCGAGGAGGCGAAGGCGCTGATTCCGTCGCTGGAGGGCCGCTTCGAGGACGAGGAGCTGCGGCAGATCCTAGACGACATCGGGACGAAGCGCAGCTTGCAGTACTGA
- the LOC120412937 gene encoding uncharacterized protein LOC120412937, translated as MQLDERLEAADNLNEMILVHRSYIGTIYDHSFQTDDSKPFREGVIRLLNLVHIVRDEWNSNVLYVEMDARGYIEDNSMIGDFIANAQVGMLETTYCKCHQQLAELLNREVYAKRKMHLAALADAFSYNVPH; from the exons ATGCAACTGGACGAACGGCTCGAAGCGGCCGACAATCTGAACGAAATGATCCTCGTCCATCGATCGTACATTGGGACCATCTACGATCACTCGTTCCAGACGGACGACAGCAAACCCTTCCGCGAGGGCGTCATCCGGCTGCTCAACCTGGTCCACATCGTGCGGGACGAGTGGAACAGCAACGTGCTGTACGTGGAGATGGACGCCCGCGGGTACATCGAGGACAACAGCATGATCGGAGACTTTATCGCGAACGCCCAGGTCGGAATGCTGGAGACGACGTACTGCAAGTGCCACCAGCAGCTGGCGGAGTTGCTGAATCGGGAGGTTTATGCGAAGCGGAAGATGCATC TGGCCGCCCTGGCAGACGCCTTCAGCTACAACGTTCCTCACTAA
- the LOC120412964 gene encoding uncharacterized protein LOC120412964 isoform X2, which translates to MLTSCFSSNIPEDQLINLLQRPPDDPVEKTNLILSNDRTCDDEEDSCHCREISHNLSLVLNMGFSELNSSSEPNERVLTDLLDQLVPFSECFAGNLEGFLRQTWHYAVRSSKSNLISRLVAIFPKEIDSLVEKILKTNFVDSASIQDNDDFISLANIICNEEVFRHVSLHLAKNYSYYSNSQSLISAIVRYVKSNLTKSKFLKLYSTELSSIVAILNEAINPDDPLVLALLEQVKQENYFNFLILVTHFPLFLHLK; encoded by the exons ATGCTGACGAGTTGCTt CAGTTCAAACATCCCGGAAGATCAGCTGATAAATCTGTTGCAACGCCCTCCGGATGATCCCGTTGAAAAGACGAACCTCATTCTGTCAAACGACAGGACCTGCGACGACGAGGAAGATTCCTGCCACTGTCGAGAGATTTCTCACAATCTCTCCTTAGTGCTGAACATGGGCTTTAGCGAGCTAAACTCCAGCTCAGAACCAAACGAGCGAGTTTTAACGGATTTGCTCGATCAGTTGGTTCCATTCTCGGAATGCTTTGCGGGTAATTTGGAGGGATTTCTGAGACAAACTTGGCATTACGCTGTTCGAAGTAGTAAAAGCAATCTTATCAGTAGGTTGGTTGCAATTTTTCCTAAAGAAATTGATAGCttagttgagaaaattctcaaaactaACTTTGTAGATTCCGCAAGCATTCAGGACAACGACGATTTCATTAGTTTAGCAAATATCATTTGCAACGAGGAGGTTTTCAGGCATGTTAGTTTACATTTAGCTAAAAACTATTCATATTATTCAAACTCACAGAGTTTAATTAGTGCCATTGTTAGGTATGTTAAGTCCAACTTAACTAAAAGTAAGTTCTTGAAACTTTACTCCACTGAGCTTAGTTCAATTGTTGCCATTCTTAACGAGGCGATCAATCCAGATGATCCTCTAGTGTTAGCATTGTTAGAGCAAGTAAAACAAGAAAACTATTTCAACTTTCTTATATTAGTTACACATTTTCCACTATTTTTAcacttaaaataa
- the LOC128093541 gene encoding uncharacterized protein LOC128093541 yields the protein MGAKMSRRKGRKAAAAAEEASTVEELATPRTDEADVDRVAGGGRVDGGDDSAGGIPEPDPPVLEQNLTDSCFDHSDEPADPVPEAPVVIEIPFPLNNSLDNTAAVPIPEPLVDQNSTLNDLSISGGIEGQIDEITVAPIPDPPVTEQNLNDDSLENSERPVDPVEESTVIDSVECSEPAAASILEPPERYVRKISLEEVPEQPNLKVVLNSKKNVRFSDEAQVQEFTVEASASIPTFYTVLVKDSPESVPELPIQNSKNIKYFWCYSCQNFGSNSLPWLLRLRYSKFSMWLRHLFCGSMCCAVICLLVFV from the coding sequence ATGGGTGCGAAAATGTCTCGCCGTAAAGGGCGAAAGGCCGCTGCGGCCGCCGAAGAGGCCAGTACGGTCGAGGAGTTGGCCACTCCGCGTACGGACGAAGCTGACGTTGACCGGGTTGCGGGTGGCGGACGGGTTGACGGGGGTGATGACTCGGCGGGGGGAATTCCGGAACCGGATCCGCCGGTTCTGGAACAAAATTTAACTGACTCTTGTTTTGACCATTCCGATGAACCGGCGGATCCGGTTCCGGAAGCCCCGGTGGTAATTGAAATTCCTTTTCCTTTAAATAACTCTTTGGACAATACTGCGGCGGTTCCAATTCCGGAACCGCTCGTAGATCAAAATTCTACTTTGAATGATTTGTCTATTTCAGGGGGAATCGAGGGCCAAATCGATGAGATTACCGTTGCTCCGATACCGGATCCACCGGTCACGGAGCAAAATTTAAACGACGATTCTTTGGAAAATTCCGAAAGACCGGTGGATCCGGTTGAGGAATCAACGGTAATCGATTCAGTTGAATGTTCGGAACCTGCGGCGGCTTCCATCTTGGAACCGCCAGAACGTTATGTTCGCAAAATTAGTTTGGAGGAAGTTCCGGAACAACCAAATTTAAAGGTAgtcctaaattctaaaaaaaatgtccgtTTTTCAGATGAAGCCCAGGTTCAGGAGTTTACAGTTGAGGCATCCGCCTCAATCCCGACTTTTTATACGGTTCTGGTAAAAGATTCCCCAGAATCTGTTCCGGAacttcccatacaaaattcaaaaaacataaaatatttttggtgtTACTCCTGtcaaaattttggttcaaattcTTTGCCCTGGTTGCTGCGATTGCGgtattcaaaattttcgatGTGGTTGCGCCATTTGTTTTGTGGTTCGATGTGTTGCGCGGTtatttgtttgcttgtttttgtttga